A genomic segment from Gammaproteobacteria bacterium encodes:
- a CDS encoding transposase, producing the protein MTEPAFRRYVGWRCRLYPSPAQDAALFRCRSGLRELANELLAASQRRYGEAGRRLSLAEMRALARDWQRQPEHRGFPASATYRVAADLDRAFRTWFAKPRRRGRSGFPQVKAIGREPGIYLSNQGVRFEGSRVWLPKFGSVRWRGGSLPQGRLAGSLGRKTLGLLSGRAWLDAGNRWMLSCLFECAPLTPVEPRTDKAAVRQSGSEISVSVEGESLHVVRESRALRNARRRLARLERQLERCEFGSEGRKRALARMRNQARKVRNHQADLQHKTTTGVVHDAREIEVEGASSELLRQLEYKAEWHGRQLKVRRGPPKPGTGKPRRAPRPGSRSLKRESRTRRPKAL; encoded by the coding sequence GTGACCGAGCCGGCTTTCCGGCGTTACGTCGGCTGGCGCTGCAGGCTCTATCCGAGTCCCGCCCAGGATGCTGCTCTGTTCAGGTGCAGGAGCGGCCTGCGTGAGCTCGCCAATGAATTGCTCGCCGCCTCTCAGCGCAGGTACGGGGAGGCCGGACGGCGCCTGTCGCTGGCCGAGATGCGCGCCTTGGCGCGCGACTGGCAGCGGCAGCCGGAGCACCGGGGATTCCCCGCCAGCGCAACCTACCGCGTCGCCGCCGATCTCGACCGGGCCTTTCGCACCTGGTTCGCGAAACCCCGCAGACGCGGGCGAAGCGGGTTCCCCCAGGTCAAGGCCATCGGCCGCGAGCCCGGCATCTACCTCAGCAACCAGGGCGTCCGCTTCGAGGGCAGCCGGGTGTGGCTTCCCAAGTTCGGGTCGGTGCGCTGGAGGGGTGGCAGTCTCCCCCAAGGCAGACTTGCCGGGTCGCTCGGGCGCAAGACCCTCGGTCTGCTCTCAGGACGGGCCTGGCTGGATGCGGGGAACCGCTGGATGCTCTCGTGCCTCTTCGAATGCGCGCCGCTCACCCCCGTCGAACCAAGGACGGACAAGGCCGCGGTTCGCCAGAGCGGCAGCGAGATCAGTGTGTCGGTCGAAGGGGAGTCCCTCCACGTGGTGAGGGAGAGCAGAGCGCTCCGGAACGCGCGACGACGCCTGGCGAGGCTCGAGCGGCAACTGGAGCGGTGCGAGTTCGGGTCGGAAGGCCGCAAGCGCGCCCTCGCCCGCATGCGCAACCAGGCGCGCAAGGTCCGGAACCACCAGGCGGACCTGCAGCACAAGACCACGACCGGCGTCGTGCACGACGCCCGCGAGATCGAAGTAGAGGGCGCGAGCAGCGAACTGCTGCGCCAGCTCGAATACAAGGCGGAGTGGCACGGCCGCCAACTGAAGGTACGGCGAGGCCCGCCGAAACCGGGGACTGGCAAGCCCCGACGCGCGCCGAGACCGGGGAGCCGGTCGCTGAAACGCGAATCGCGGACGCGAAGGCCGAAAGCCCTGTAG
- a CDS encoding carboxypeptidase regulatory-like domain-containing protein, whose product MNRLKLLATATLVALAFTACDEGTPPPVEPPPPPTPVGTISGSVTIEGTAAAGITATLSSGATQTTGAGGNFAFAGVEAGTYTVTISGFPEDATFAQVTQSATIASDGQNVQLNFAGEYIRSSAVVGNVVAADAMMSGGDGQPETLGGVTVTLDGEHAMGVIMETGMDGGFAFTGLRAGTYTVTISDFPEDISFETVSVEVEVDVGEVGQADFTGHYIRTSAVEGQVIIDGEGLQGVLVTLVGGPSDENFTMTSDADGMYRFEDLRPGDYTVSISDFDTRDYEFAATSQDVSVDLDETGTVSFTGVLLRTSGISGRVSVEGMGLDGIAVTLSGAADASTTTDAGGQYSFAGLAAGDYTVSIAVDDPAYVFDMMSMDRTVGDDDSQIVNFEGMHARTASVGGQLFIDELDKNDMMDAGEHPLPAPGVPVALVGPGVNDQRLSATNAAGQFSFGGLRAGSYQLVVPIDATAAAALAANDIAYGGPGVGYAFDLGVGEAKMQAVPFDITHTTINVAVTLKGGDYRGDPIPGASVAFYADASGDTKVADGMTMVGEAGVYASVKVARAGTSDNTVHMMVGAEGYFMDPSAGMQAVTWDPQSFVHPAADANPPAVLNDADIVNLSVSANVSGATVMTDYGGGEALAGWDISVVHVEEAVPVAGAPTMLDDDGNAMLTHTLEPGDLPATFAFAAAEDQDDDLDGGESYESNPGVYVHTGLKLAGAMDATPIVVSYTTQTLKVYVYHERDQVRGYTGNVLGGDERKAGLVDLEVRHATGNGGRATSSISNDDWDSRANTSASRGAYTFSHLPADMDIVVRADARDGYMLLDLDQLDAYRDMDENGVMGGAFGAMGGWGHTVTLCPLTETEPTGQDFGKCGSFAVVTTHNVTANVSKMRVRKSGTGFHSSDPSSTHQSGVEVSLTPTEGKNLGGVGRDFTTASSNDPTTAHDERRFHDFGTMAAGAYDLGIPDGWMAMAGDMDAEDALSPLESDLALEVTPSTATLYGFVRNTDEFGLEGVTVTVNGQSATTDDLGRYIVTGISAIRGQLFVNTERAGYPAAKADSTNNDKTAVPEFAANMAMQHNFTLSGANNTVAITGTVTESGTGAAIKGVEIRVDGRAPLNAGSGQGSGKVTTGDDGTYTAVVETQPFNDPLVTVSAHKSGYHFLPESSPVAAIAGANPTANFEGREATEIVGRVTAPGGGRPKAEVTVTAWGDAAMTADSLYAVTTTETGTFSVFVPTLSGTVYLNAMPQDDFTPADPNYRNLDAALKNTWFDPPTTRPGGAIAVIPGQTLQFGTFTGHSVQPRITSIRRMTLTTDTEPDPQTIVPARTNFNLVKGEPTNVFEVKWEYDTRNPSDGTDDSYSVANDAAIVMGGTAATAPGLETSPPVDGTTVTPNVVGRNAERTGVADGTSVTHRRTTTATIPADGLGNYGKRNITIGVVATDRRGVSSTNAANVDSAPVELAAVSGSVTGLDAKRNVTVVAGGQDTHMLTGTWSGPGSPGLEHRIALYLLVEDSGPTGNKSEWVVLSGRTGAPAISRATAIPGDTGADWGKWSMAGFDLNLSTNAEGDWQDDDDADLVYAVTIDNLRKATHLRIDTRVDGGNWVKHTPAAIPEG is encoded by the coding sequence ATGAATCGACTCAAGCTCCTTGCCACAGCGACGCTGGTGGCGCTGGCCTTCACCGCCTGCGACGAGGGCACTCCACCGCCGGTGGAGCCCCCCCCGCCGCCGACTCCCGTGGGAACCATCTCCGGGTCGGTGACGATTGAAGGCACGGCCGCCGCCGGCATCACCGCCACCCTTTCCTCCGGTGCCACCCAGACGACCGGGGCGGGAGGCAACTTCGCCTTCGCGGGTGTCGAAGCCGGGACCTACACGGTCACCATCAGCGGCTTCCCCGAGGATGCGACGTTCGCCCAGGTGACGCAGTCCGCGACCATCGCGAGCGATGGTCAGAACGTGCAACTCAACTTCGCCGGTGAGTACATCCGCTCCTCGGCGGTGGTCGGCAACGTGGTTGCGGCCGACGCCATGATGAGCGGCGGCGACGGCCAACCCGAAACGCTGGGCGGCGTGACGGTCACGCTCGACGGCGAGCACGCCATGGGCGTGATCATGGAGACCGGCATGGACGGCGGCTTCGCCTTCACCGGGCTCCGCGCGGGCACCTACACGGTGACGATCAGCGACTTCCCGGAGGACATCTCCTTCGAGACGGTGAGCGTCGAGGTCGAGGTCGACGTGGGCGAGGTCGGCCAGGCCGACTTCACGGGCCACTACATCCGCACCTCCGCGGTCGAGGGCCAGGTGATTATCGATGGCGAGGGCCTCCAGGGCGTCTTGGTGACGCTGGTCGGCGGTCCCTCCGACGAGAACTTCACCATGACGAGTGATGCCGACGGCATGTACCGGTTCGAGGACCTGCGCCCCGGCGACTACACGGTCAGCATCTCCGACTTCGACACCCGCGACTACGAGTTCGCCGCCACGTCGCAGGACGTGAGCGTGGATCTCGACGAGACGGGAACGGTGTCGTTCACGGGCGTCCTGCTCCGCACCTCCGGCATCAGCGGCCGGGTGAGCGTCGAGGGCATGGGCCTCGACGGCATCGCGGTCACGCTGTCGGGCGCGGCCGACGCGAGCACGACGACCGACGCGGGCGGCCAGTACTCCTTCGCGGGTCTGGCGGCGGGCGACTACACGGTCTCGATCGCGGTCGACGACCCCGCCTACGTGTTCGACATGATGAGCATGGACAGGACGGTCGGCGACGACGATTCACAGATCGTGAACTTCGAGGGCATGCACGCGCGCACCGCGAGTGTTGGCGGTCAGCTGTTCATCGACGAACTGGACAAGAACGACATGATGGACGCGGGCGAGCACCCGTTGCCGGCACCTGGTGTTCCGGTGGCGCTGGTGGGCCCGGGGGTCAATGACCAGCGGCTGAGCGCCACGAACGCGGCCGGCCAGTTCTCATTCGGCGGCCTGCGCGCCGGCTCCTACCAGTTGGTGGTGCCGATCGACGCCACGGCTGCAGCCGCGCTCGCGGCCAACGACATCGCCTACGGCGGACCGGGGGTGGGCTACGCCTTCGACCTCGGAGTCGGCGAGGCCAAGATGCAGGCCGTTCCGTTCGACATCACGCACACGACGATCAACGTCGCGGTCACGCTGAAGGGCGGTGACTACCGCGGCGATCCGATTCCCGGCGCCAGCGTCGCGTTCTACGCGGACGCGAGCGGTGATACCAAGGTCGCCGACGGCATGACCATGGTCGGCGAGGCCGGCGTCTACGCGTCCGTCAAGGTCGCGCGTGCCGGCACCAGCGACAACACGGTCCACATGATGGTCGGCGCGGAAGGCTACTTCATGGATCCGTCGGCCGGGATGCAGGCCGTGACGTGGGATCCGCAGTCGTTCGTGCACCCGGCGGCGGACGCGAATCCGCCTGCGGTGCTCAACGACGCCGACATCGTCAACCTGAGCGTCAGCGCGAACGTCAGCGGCGCCACGGTCATGACCGACTACGGTGGCGGCGAAGCGCTCGCCGGTTGGGACATCAGCGTGGTACACGTCGAGGAAGCGGTACCGGTCGCCGGCGCCCCGACGATGCTGGACGATGACGGCAACGCGATGTTGACGCACACCCTGGAACCCGGAGACCTACCCGCAACCTTCGCCTTCGCGGCCGCCGAGGACCAGGACGACGACTTGGACGGCGGCGAGAGCTACGAGAGCAACCCGGGCGTGTACGTGCACACCGGGCTCAAGTTGGCTGGCGCCATGGACGCCACTCCGATCGTGGTGAGCTACACGACGCAGACGCTGAAGGTCTACGTCTACCACGAGCGCGATCAGGTCCGCGGCTACACGGGCAACGTCCTGGGTGGCGACGAGCGGAAGGCGGGGCTGGTCGACCTCGAGGTCCGGCACGCGACCGGAAACGGCGGCAGGGCCACCAGTTCGATCTCGAACGATGATTGGGACTCCAGGGCGAACACGAGCGCCAGCAGGGGCGCATACACCTTCTCCCACCTGCCGGCGGACATGGACATCGTCGTTCGGGCGGACGCCAGGGACGGCTACATGCTGCTGGATCTCGACCAGCTCGACGCCTACCGCGACATGGACGAGAACGGCGTGATGGGCGGTGCGTTCGGCGCGATGGGCGGCTGGGGGCACACGGTGACGCTCTGTCCGTTGACGGAGACCGAGCCTACCGGCCAGGACTTCGGCAAGTGCGGCTCGTTCGCCGTCGTCACCACGCACAATGTGACCGCGAACGTGTCGAAGATGAGAGTCAGGAAGTCGGGCACCGGGTTCCATTCGTCCGACCCCAGCAGCACGCATCAATCGGGGGTCGAGGTCAGCCTGACGCCGACCGAGGGCAAGAATCTCGGCGGTGTCGGACGGGACTTCACCACCGCGTCGAGCAACGACCCGACGACGGCACACGACGAGCGCAGGTTCCACGACTTCGGTACCATGGCGGCCGGCGCCTACGATCTCGGTATTCCGGATGGATGGATGGCGATGGCGGGCGACATGGACGCGGAGGACGCGCTGAGCCCCCTCGAAAGCGACCTCGCTCTTGAGGTCACCCCATCGACCGCCACCCTCTACGGCTTCGTTCGGAACACGGACGAATTCGGCCTCGAGGGCGTGACCGTGACCGTGAACGGCCAGTCGGCCACGACCGACGACCTGGGCCGCTACATCGTGACCGGCATCAGCGCCATACGGGGGCAGCTCTTCGTGAATACGGAGAGGGCGGGATATCCGGCGGCCAAGGCGGATTCCACCAACAACGACAAGACCGCCGTCCCCGAGTTCGCAGCCAACATGGCGATGCAACACAACTTCACCCTCAGTGGCGCGAACAACACCGTCGCGATCACCGGCACGGTCACGGAAAGCGGCACCGGCGCGGCGATCAAGGGCGTGGAGATCCGGGTGGACGGCAGGGCCCCGCTCAATGCGGGATCAGGACAGGGATCAGGGAAGGTCACGACGGGCGACGACGGCACCTACACGGCGGTTGTCGAGACCCAGCCATTCAATGACCCACTGGTCACCGTGAGTGCGCACAAGTCCGGCTATCACTTCCTGCCCGAGTCATCCCCCGTCGCAGCCATCGCCGGGGCCAACCCGACCGCCAACTTCGAAGGCCGCGAGGCCACCGAGATTGTTGGCAGGGTGACGGCTCCTGGAGGCGGCAGGCCCAAGGCCGAGGTTACGGTCACGGCGTGGGGAGACGCAGCCATGACAGCTGACTCCCTGTATGCGGTGACCACCACGGAGACCGGGACGTTCAGCGTCTTCGTGCCCACCCTTAGCGGCACCGTCTACCTCAACGCCATGCCTCAGGACGACTTTACGCCGGCCGATCCGAACTACCGGAATCTGGACGCCGCGTTGAAAAACACCTGGTTCGATCCGCCGACAACCAGACCCGGCGGTGCGATCGCGGTCATCCCGGGGCAGACCTTGCAGTTCGGCACGTTCACCGGACATAGCGTCCAGCCCCGAATCACGAGCATCCGGCGGATGACGTTGACGACCGACACTGAGCCCGACCCGCAGACCATTGTACCCGCCCGTACGAATTTCAACCTCGTCAAGGGAGAACCTACGAACGTCTTCGAGGTGAAGTGGGAGTACGACACTAGGAATCCTTCCGACGGTACCGACGACTCGTACTCCGTCGCAAACGATGCTGCGATCGTCATGGGCGGGACCGCTGCGACCGCCCCCGGCCTCGAGACCTCGCCGCCCGTAGACGGCACCACCGTCACGCCGAACGTCGTGGGCCGGAACGCCGAACGGACCGGCGTGGCCGACGGTACCAGCGTTACGCACAGGCGGACGACCACGGCCACCATCCCTGCCGACGGCTTGGGCAACTACGGCAAGAGGAACATTACGATCGGAGTCGTAGCGACAGATAGACGCGGAGTATCATCAACCAACGCCGCCAATGTCGACAGTGCCCCTGTAGAGCTTGCCGCTGTAAGCGGGAGTGTCACGGGCCTCGATGCCAAGCGCAATGTCACGGTCGTTGCGGGAGGCCAAGACACTCACATGCTCACAGGTACTTGGTCTGGACCGGGTAGCCCGGGGTTGGAGCACCGAATCGCCCTGTACCTCCTGGTCGAGGACTCCGGCCCCACAGGGAACAAGTCGGAGTGGGTCGTCCTTAGCGGCAGAACCGGCGCTCCCGCCATATCGAGGGCCACTGCCATACCCGGCGACACGGGAGCCGACTGGGGCAAGTGGAGCATGGCAGGATTTGACCTCAACCTTTCGACCAACGCCGAAGGTGATTGGCAGGACGATGACGATGCTGACCTCGTCTACGCGGTCACCATCGACAACCTGCGCAAGGCGACCCACCTCCGCATCGACACCAGAGTCGACGGTGGCAACTGGGTGAAGCACACCCCGGCAGCCATTCCAGAAGGCTAA
- a CDS encoding RES family NAD+ phosphorylase, giving the protein MELWRITREAHAALDGEGARRYGARWTPRGTPAVYAASHLSLAALEYLVHIEAEDAPDDLVALRIGVLDDATELAFAPASLPADWRRTPSPPQCQAIGAEWARRERELLLRVPSVLVPEESNVLVNPTHPDAVGIRLIGSRRFSYDVRLLRATYKAMAAAEEDWSDL; this is encoded by the coding sequence TTGGAACTCTGGCGGATCACCCGCGAAGCTCACGCGGCACTGGATGGCGAGGGAGCCCGCCGCTACGGAGCACGGTGGACTCCTCGCGGAACGCCGGCAGTCTATGCGGCTTCCCACCTGTCGCTCGCAGCCCTGGAATACCTGGTGCACATCGAGGCGGAAGACGCACCGGACGATCTGGTTGCGCTGCGCATAGGCGTTCTGGACGACGCGACCGAACTGGCCTTCGCGCCCGCATCCCTGCCCGCCGATTGGCGCCGGACTCCGTCACCGCCCCAATGCCAGGCGATCGGCGCCGAATGGGCCAGGAGGGAGAGAGAGCTACTACTGCGAGTTCCATCCGTGCTCGTCCCCGAGGAGAGCAACGTGCTCGTGAATCCGACGCATCCGGACGCCGTCGGGATCCGGTTGATCGGGTCTCGTCGCTTCTCCTACGATGTCCGTTTGTTGAGGGCAACCTACAAGGCCATGGCCGCTGCCGAAGAGGACTGGAGCGATCTGTAG
- a CDS encoding helix-turn-helix transcriptional regulator, with product MSERDTFDRILASLHEAALDDGRWPAASALIDDALGAEGNALVVGADQPGGDVRIFYAGFFYRGERNRELEREYFDDYYARDERIPRLRKLPDSRLVHCGDLYTDEELKSSPSYNEALSRGHTQDSINVRLDGPGGSRIVWVVNDPVDTGGWSSRQIELIRRLLPHVRHYVSVRQALADAGALGSSFDELLAATGCGIIQLDWRGQIVAANDRARELLRTVDGLLDQGGRLSARWPEDDAHLRRLVARALPPYGSPGAAGSMMVRRSGKQPPLKLQVVPASSREEEFRAWPVAALVFVTHPRSRTRLNPGSVKAALGLTPAESRVAVLLAEGKTVGQIAAAVGREQSTIRTHVRHIFGKLGITRQVDLVRLVLSMGA from the coding sequence ATGAGCGAGAGAGACACGTTCGATCGCATCCTTGCATCATTGCACGAGGCCGCGCTCGACGACGGGCGCTGGCCGGCCGCATCCGCCCTCATCGACGACGCGCTCGGTGCGGAGGGCAATGCCCTGGTGGTGGGCGCCGACCAGCCCGGGGGGGATGTCCGGATCTTCTACGCCGGCTTCTTCTACCGCGGCGAACGCAACCGCGAATTGGAGCGTGAGTACTTCGACGACTACTACGCCCGGGATGAACGCATCCCGCGCCTCCGGAAGCTGCCGGACAGCCGACTGGTCCACTGCGGAGACCTCTACACGGACGAGGAGCTGAAGAGCTCCCCATCCTACAACGAGGCCCTGTCCCGCGGTCACACCCAGGACAGCATCAACGTGCGGTTGGACGGACCCGGCGGGTCGCGTATCGTCTGGGTGGTCAACGATCCGGTTGACACCGGCGGCTGGTCGTCCCGTCAGATCGAATTGATACGGCGGCTTCTGCCTCACGTCCGCCATTACGTGAGCGTCCGCCAAGCTCTGGCCGACGCCGGAGCCCTGGGTTCGTCGTTCGACGAACTCCTTGCCGCCACCGGGTGCGGGATCATCCAGCTCGATTGGCGCGGGCAGATTGTTGCGGCGAACGATCGTGCCCGGGAGTTGCTGCGCACCGTCGACGGCCTGTTGGACCAGGGGGGCCGGCTGTCTGCGCGCTGGCCGGAGGACGACGCCCATCTTCGGCGGCTCGTGGCCCGCGCGCTGCCGCCATACGGGTCTCCCGGCGCCGCCGGCTCGATGATGGTGAGGCGTTCCGGGAAGCAGCCGCCACTCAAGTTGCAGGTGGTCCCTGCGAGCAGCCGGGAGGAGGAGTTCCGTGCCTGGCCTGTCGCGGCGCTGGTGTTCGTCACCCACCCGCGAAGCCGGACACGCCTCAATCCGGGTTCCGTGAAAGCCGCCCTCGGCCTCACGCCGGCGGAGAGCCGGGTAGCGGTGCTGCTTGCAGAAGGCAAGACCGTCGGTCAGATCGCTGCTGCGGTGGGGCGGGAGCAAAGCACCATCCGCACCCATGTGCGGCACATCTTCGGGAAGCTCGGCATCACCCGGCAGGTGGACCTGGTGCGGCTGGTGCTGTCGATGGGGGCGTAA
- a CDS encoding type IV toxin-antitoxin system AbiEi family antitoxin: MFARDYVADLAARGRHHFTTDEAVGAIGSARSAVRGQLRRLKARGVIAEPVRGFNMIVPAQHRSRGCLPAEQFIPQLMDLAGEPYYFALLSAAERYGAAHQRPQVVQVMVRKNRAAVACGQVRVEFVARHDLERVFVREFNTPRGVARYSTPEVTALELVGYPKHAGGIANVAAVLPDLAEEMEADALSRAAGVSPVSWSQRLGYLLERAIESSLADALAPFVEEHARSYTPLRRAAPTTGAGRDAAWKLIVNVSLHTP; the protein is encoded by the coding sequence ATGTTTGCTCGTGATTACGTCGCCGATCTGGCGGCGCGTGGACGACATCATTTCACGACCGACGAGGCCGTCGGCGCGATTGGGAGCGCCAGGAGTGCCGTTCGAGGGCAACTGCGGCGGCTGAAGGCTCGTGGCGTCATCGCCGAGCCCGTGCGGGGCTTCAACATGATCGTCCCGGCGCAGCACAGGAGTCGCGGCTGTCTGCCGGCGGAGCAGTTCATTCCCCAGTTGATGGATCTTGCCGGCGAACCGTACTACTTCGCCCTGCTCAGCGCGGCGGAGCGCTACGGCGCGGCGCACCAGCGGCCGCAGGTCGTCCAGGTGATGGTCCGCAAAAACCGCGCGGCGGTCGCGTGCGGACAGGTGCGCGTCGAGTTTGTCGCCCGCCATGACCTCGAGCGAGTGTTCGTGAGGGAGTTCAACACCCCACGCGGTGTAGCTCGCTATTCGACCCCCGAAGTAACCGCGCTGGAACTCGTCGGCTATCCGAAGCACGCGGGCGGCATTGCCAACGTCGCAGCGGTCCTGCCCGATCTTGCGGAGGAGATGGAGGCGGACGCCCTCTCGCGAGCCGCAGGTGTCTCCCCGGTGAGTTGGTCGCAGCGCCTGGGATACCTCCTCGAGCGCGCTATCGAGTCAAGTCTGGCTGACGCGCTGGCGCCTTTCGTCGAGGAGCACGCTCGCAGCTACACGCCCCTACGCCGCGCGGCGCCGACCACAGGAGCTGGGCGAGACGCGGCCTGGAAGCTCATCGTGAACGTCTCTCTCCACACCCCCTGA
- a CDS encoding LuxR C-terminal-related transcriptional regulator encodes MPDAQDVDSSNTVEGRALSGPRSALLGNSRFGVVQLDGRGRIVAANDRARDLLGQDDGLCEVDGFLSATAPRDNRALQQLVARAAPPLGTPGSSGSMTVTRSSASTRLVVHTVPLSARERESGARQVGVLVLVADPESRPRIDVGLVQAALGLTLTESQLATLVADGHRVRDIAARTGRSEGTVRWHLNRIFRKQGISSQADLMRRVLSLDGFPRYRPGQPPVT; translated from the coding sequence ATGCCCGATGCCCAGGACGTCGACTCAAGCAATACGGTCGAGGGGCGGGCCCTGAGCGGTCCCCGCTCCGCGCTGCTCGGCAACAGCCGCTTCGGCGTCGTCCAGTTGGACGGGCGTGGGCGGATCGTGGCCGCGAACGATCGGGCGCGAGACCTTCTGGGGCAGGACGACGGGCTGTGCGAGGTGGATGGCTTCCTGAGCGCCACGGCGCCGCGGGACAACCGGGCGCTGCAGCAACTGGTGGCCCGGGCGGCGCCTCCGCTCGGGACCCCCGGGTCCTCCGGCTCGATGACCGTCACGCGCTCGTCGGCGTCCACTCGGCTCGTCGTCCACACGGTCCCCTTGTCCGCGCGCGAGCGGGAATCCGGTGCACGCCAAGTGGGAGTACTCGTCCTGGTCGCCGATCCCGAGAGCCGGCCCCGGATCGATGTCGGACTCGTGCAGGCGGCCCTGGGCCTCACTCTGACCGAGAGCCAGTTGGCGACCCTGGTGGCAGACGGGCACCGCGTGCGCGACATCGCGGCACGCACCGGGCGCAGCGAAGGCACCGTGCGCTGGCACCTCAACAGGATCTTCCGCAAGCAGGGCATCTCGAGCCAGGCGGATCTGATGCGACGTGTCCTGTCGCTGGACGGATTCCCCCGGTATCGGCCGGGCCAGCCGCCTGTGACCTAG
- a CDS encoding cytochrome P450, producing the protein MFQVAHAMQAAVAGALVLPERWKHGVAYNPLSPRTVRNPYPVLAALRARAPVHRSRFLNAWVFTRYADVRVILRDHRRFGNDPRKSNLSLLQRAILPPPHEYSMLLLDPPDHTRLRALVSGAFTPRAIDALEPRVRGILSTLLGDIRHSTAFDFMDAVAHPLPVMVIAGMLGLPPQDWRRFKVWSARRARLLEPRLGRGEGRAGKRVSSAFAAYVRPIIEERRARPREDIVTALIRARQDGAQLSGQETLNMLRLLLAAGSETTANLIGNGILALLRHPDQMERLREDPALIPSAVEELLRFDAPVQVDYRRVLADCEVNGFALRKRDNVVVLLGAANRDPAAFENPDRLDVGRDPRSHLSFGSGIHHCLGAPLARLQGRIALEMLLERFRSIRLARDRPRYRPSIIMRGLESLPVRCLSA; encoded by the coding sequence ATGTTCCAAGTTGCCCACGCGATGCAAGCCGCAGTCGCCGGCGCGCTGGTCCTGCCGGAGCGCTGGAAGCACGGGGTAGCATACAACCCGCTCTCGCCCCGGACGGTCCGGAATCCGTACCCCGTCCTGGCGGCCCTGCGCGCCCGGGCGCCGGTGCACCGCAGCAGGTTCTTGAACGCCTGGGTGTTCACGCGCTACGCCGACGTGAGGGTCATCCTGCGCGACCATCGGCGCTTCGGCAACGACCCGCGCAAGAGCAACCTGTCGCTCCTGCAGCGGGCCATACTGCCGCCTCCGCACGAGTATTCCATGCTGCTTCTGGATCCGCCGGACCACACGCGGCTCCGGGCGCTCGTCAGCGGGGCCTTCACGCCGCGGGCGATCGACGCGCTCGAGCCACGCGTTCGCGGCATCCTGAGCACCCTGCTGGGGGACATCCGCCACTCGACGGCGTTCGATTTCATGGACGCTGTGGCGCATCCTCTCCCCGTGATGGTCATCGCGGGGATGCTGGGCCTTCCCCCGCAGGACTGGCGCCGATTCAAGGTCTGGTCCGCGCGGCGTGCGCGTCTGCTTGAACCGAGGCTCGGCCGCGGGGAGGGCAGGGCCGGCAAGCGGGTATCGAGTGCGTTTGCCGCCTATGTGCGGCCGATCATCGAGGAGCGACGGGCCAGGCCGCGCGAAGACATCGTGACTGCCCTGATTCGGGCCCGGCAGGATGGCGCGCAGTTGAGCGGGCAGGAGACCCTGAACATGCTGCGGCTGCTCCTGGCAGCCGGCAGCGAGACCACCGCCAACCTCATCGGAAACGGCATCCTGGCCCTGCTCCGCCATCCGGACCAGATGGAGCGGTTGCGGGAGGACCCGGCCCTGATCCCGTCGGCCGTCGAGGAACTGCTCCGCTTCGACGCTCCGGTGCAGGTGGACTATCGGCGGGTGCTCGCCGACTGCGAGGTGAACGGCTTTGCGTTGCGCAAGCGCGACAACGTCGTGGTGCTCCTGGGCGCCGCCAACCGGGATCCGGCGGCGTTCGAGAATCCGGACCGCCTCGATGTCGGGCGCGACCCCCGTTCGCACCTGTCGTTCGGGAGCGGGATTCACCACTGCCTCGGCGCTCCGCTCGCTCGCCTGCAGGGAAGGATCGCGCTCGAGATGCTGCTCGAGCGGTTCCGGTCCATTCGTCTGGCCCGCGATCGCCCCCGGTATCGGCCGAGCATCATCATGCGGGGCCTCGAGTCCCTGCCGGTGCGCTGCCTCAGCGCGTGA